A stretch of DNA from Nitrosophilus labii:
GTATCAGTTGCATCTTCTAAAGATCAATCGTGATGAATCTAAGTCCATACGGGCATATATAGTTGCGATTGACCTTAACAGCGGATGGTTCAAAACTTTTGAGATTGCATACAACGAGAAGCTTGCAAAGTTGGCAATTCAGCGTGCAAGTGTTTTGGTGAAAGCGATAAAAGAAGGGAAAGAACCGGAAGCTGAAGAGCAACTGTATTGCTCAATGTGTCCACATAAAATGAGTTGTCCTCTTATGGAGAGTGGTGTCGTAGAGGTGCAAGCTGATCTGCTTCAATTGGCCAAAGAGGTGGCTCGTCTTGAAAAAGAGAAAAAAGAGACTGAGAAGGTCCTAAAGGCCAAAAAAGCGGAGCTTGAAGAATTTATGAGAACCGCAAAAGTTCGTAAAATAAAAGCAGATGAAGCATTTATATCGCTAACCAGCGATACTTCATATACTTCTATTGACACTAAAGCTCTCAAAAAAGAGCGTCCTGCTCTTTATGAGATGCTAATTAACAAGTTTGGTAAAGAAGTTACCCGCAAGGGTTATATTCAAGTTAAATAATGAAGGAATGGAGATGCAACTATACGCAATAATGGATAATAAAGGCATTATTTACACCGATACATCATACGATGATATCGAGTTGCAGTTCAGAATAATGCTAAATGGAGGTCAGAGTTTTGTTTGCAATGATTGTGGTTATGTGGATACCGAAGATTTTGAGGTATGCCCGGCTTGTGAATCGGAAGATTGGCAAGGTAATCATGATGACATAAATTGGGAAGGTGACTTGAAACTTATTCAAATCTTGAAAGTTGCAAAATAATTAATGGAGGAAATGGAGATGAATAAAACAATGAATACAGGAAATGGAGTGGTAACAGCTGGCAGTAAAAAAGGTTGGTTAACACAAGAGGAAATCGAGGTTGTCAAAAAGCAGTTTTTCCCGCCGAACGCAAAACCGGAGGAAATGAATTACTGCTTTGAGGTTGCAAAACAATTCAATCTCAATCCTATCACCAAACAGATCTATTTCGTGCCAAGAAAATCCCAGGACGACAACGGGATGTGGCATGAGAAGATAGAACCTTTAGTGGGCAGAGATGGGTTTCTTGCCATTGCCCACCGTAGTGGAAAGTTTGGTGGTATTGAATCAACCTCTACCTTAAAAGAAGTTCCAAAATTGATCGATGGTGAGTGGAAAATGACAACGGATTTGGTGGCTATTGCAAAAGTATGGCGTACAGATAGTCAAATGCCGTTTGTCGTAGAGGTTTTTTATTCTGAATATGTTCAAAGAAAAAAAAGTGGAGAACCAACACGATTTTGGGCAGAAAAGCCTCATACAATGTTAAAGAAAGTTGCGGAGAGTCAGGCTCTCCGTAAGGCTTTTAATATTAGTGGGCTTTACTCTCCAGAAGAAGTTGGTGTTGGTATAAGTGATACTGGCGATGTAATAATAGATACAGAAACCGTTGAGGCCCAAGTTGATGTTGAGGCGGAAAATCAAAAGCTTATACAGCAAGAAATTGATGCTTTGGCTCAACTTGGGTTGAATTGCGAATATAAAGACGGTTTTGTAAAAGTCGTTGGTAGCACTTATGGAAAAACTAACCAATTAAGGTCTCTTGGGTATTCATATCATACAAACAAGAAGATATGGATCAAAAAGCTGTCAGCCTAATAGCCAACCTTTGAGGTTGGCTTTTTTTGTTTAATAACCACAAAATGCAGATAATGGAGGAAATGAAGATGAAACTTCAAGAAGGCTTGAAAGCAATTGTCGAGAGAATGATTGAGGTAATGGAAAATGATGGAAGCAAGTGGGTTAAAAGTTGGGTAAGTCACTCTCTTACTCCTCAAAACTTTGTAACAAAACGACCGTATAGAGGTTTTAATACCTTATATTTGTCGTTTGTAATGCAGGAACGAGGTTATAAGACTCCTTATTTTCTTACTCTCAAGCAAGCCAATGAGCTTGGAGGGAAGATCAAAAAGGGAGCAAAAAGCATCGAGATCTACTTTTATAAGATGATCGAGATTGAGAGTGATGAGCTTGATGAGAATAACAACCCAATTAAAAGGCGAGTTCCAATGCTCAGAATGTACCGGGTATTTAATATTGAGGATACGGAGGGAATTGATTATTCCTTGCCGGAGCCAGTTGGTACCGATGAGCGGAATGAGCAAATCGAAACTTTCATTGATAATGTGAGTCCGGTTATATCTCATGGTGAGCCGGCCTACACTCCAGCTTTAGACTTAATTACAATGCCAAACATTGTTGATTTCAAAAACCCCGATGCTTACTACTCAACACTCTTTCACGAGCTTACGCACTGGAGCGGAGCGTCTCACCGACTGAATCGGGAGATTAAAAATCGTTTCGGAACGAAGGACTATGCCTTTGAGGAGCTTGTGGCAGAGCTTGGCAGTGTGTTTCTAAGCAGCCATTTTGGAGTTGAGATTGAAGAAGCAAGACACGGGGCATATTTGAAGTCTTGGCTAAAAGCCATCAAGGACGACTATCGTTATTTGTGGCGAGCAGCAAGCAAAGCACAAGAGGCTTTTGATTATCTCTTAAAACTTGGAAATCAAGCCGAGGAGGATGAAGAAAATGCAGCATAATGGAGGCGAATATGTTAAGGATTATACCCACTAAACACTTTATTGAGAGACTGGGGGAAAGATACTTTGATTTGAGTGCTATCGCAAAGCTTCATATGGAGATAGCAAAAAATCCAAAAGCTCGCATTTTTGAGGTTACTACCGGAAACGCAACAATTGTTGCGGTTAGAGAAAAACCCGATCTCATTAAACTCATAACTGGATGGGTAGGTAATAGAAAAAAACAGAAAATGGAGGAAATGCAGCAATGAACGCTTTAAGCAAAGCAAATCAGATAAAAAAACTTGCAATAAACGCAGCAAATGATTGTATAAACAACTATAAATACTTTGGCCGTCAATTTGACAATTTGCTTGAAGAAGGCGATGGAGATCAGGTTGTTATAGAGTTTATCAAAATCTACAACATTGATCCGGAACTGCAAAAAGCAGTTGGCAAGTTGACACACTGGATACCAATTGAAGCGTGGTTAAAGTTTTATAAAGAGTGGGAACGAAAAACTCCTACTTTATTTTGAGATGGAGGTGAATGATGGGAAATGGAGGCAATAGATGCTGCATTTGCGGCAAACCGCTTACAAAAATAGCAAGCATAGAAAGGGGCATGGGTGATGTTTGTGCAGCGAGGTATGCACTTTTTAATCCAAAGCCTAAAAACAAAAATGAGGGGTTTGCCCCTCAAAGCGATTATGTTTATTACATAATCGAAATTAAGGGTGAAAAAGTCGGAGTTGTTATCGACAAGGATATATCAGGTTTCATGTCGGTTACAAACAATATTGATAATGTTTGTAGCGAGATAGGTGTCAAATCTGTCATATACCGTGATAGTGAAGGTGTATGGGATTTTTGGAGTGAGCAAATGGGTTTCAAAAGCCTTGCTTTACACGGTACTCCGACAACAAACCTCGATACTGCAATAGAAGTTGCAAAAGCAAGATATTTTAGTGAGGTAGGCGGTTTGTTTAGTTAAAAAATTTTAGATAATGGAGGAAATGGAGATGTTGGAAAATATAGAAATAGAAGAGGATGGTCTGCTTGTTCCTAAAGAGCAAGAGAAAATTAATTTTTGCCATTTTTGGAAAAACGATCAGCTGTTTTTTGAAGATTTAACAGATGTCCAGTTGCTTCATTTGATTGGGCTACTGGAATTTGATGTTTACTTTGAGAATGGAGAATTTAGAGTTGTTGATTTGCAAGGTGTAAACCTTGGGAATATTGAGTCTGAACGGTTCGGTACTATTATTGATATATGTGTAAGACTTGAACACTATTTTGAGGATTATTACCAGCTTGCTTGTGATGATGATAACGAGCAAGAACAGTGCGATGTTTTGTATGGCTCTTTCTATATTCGTAGCGGTGTAGTTGAGAGAGTAGTTGCTTTTAAAAAAAGAGAACAAGCCGAAGCTGAGGCCTTGAGAATTGCCAATGAGGTTGCTTCTATCGGCTCTTTCTCAACTTACGATGAGTTGGAAGAGTTCATGGAAGATAATTGCACCGAAGAGGATGTTTTTGTGATGGAGATAAATGTAGAAAATGGAGGTGAATGATGTATTTGCTATTTGTTTCTTATAGTCATGGAGAACATCTGAATACTGTATATGGCAATCTTGATAGTTTAAATCAAGCAATAGGTGATCTTATAGCCGAACTTGGAGTGAATGATAAGTTTGAGCCTGTAAAGGAAGAACATCTGAAATCGGGCGAAAACATATTTACTCAATTTGAGGATGGTACCTGGATTACGATTACAAGAGTTGGCTATGAGAGTAGAACGATTTATTCTATTGTTAAATCGTGTTTTGATGAGGCGAATGTAGTTGCATCTTTCGAGGATATAGAAGATGCAAGGAAATACATCAAAGAACTTGCAGACAAGTACAATGTATTTATTCTAAGCGATGATGTAGATTCAGTCATCTTCAAGGATGATACTTTATATAAAATAGAAAGCAACATACTGTCTGCTTGCAAGGAGGCAGTATGAAAAGCGTAGTATCATACCCAGATCGTGGAAAATGGGGGAAGAATAGCTGGAGAGGGAATACAAGCGGTTATATCATTAAGGATCTGATAGAACACTTTAAACCATCTCTTTTTGTAGATGTGTGTGAAGGTTCTGGCACATCCGGTGATGTATGTCGTGAAATGGGAGTAGAATATATTGGTCTTGATTTGTATAAAGGTCAGGACTTTACAAAAGACTATATACTCTCATTTTTACCTCGTCCAGCTGATATATGTTTTTCTCATCCCCCATATCATTCCATGATTCGTTATTCTGGCTCAGTCTGGGGTAAATGTCCTGTTGAAGGTGACACCTCTCATTGCAAAAGTGTAGATGAATTTCTTGAGAAATCTCAGGTTATGCTTCTTAATCAACGAGAAGCAACCAAAGATGGAGGAATTTATACTACGCTAATAGGTGACATGAGGAAAAATGGCAGCTATCGGTCATTTCAGGCCGATTTTATCGGCATGATGCCTAAAAACGAGCTGCTGAATGTAGTTATCAAGGTACAGCATAATATGATGAGTAACAAAACTCATTATAGCGGTAAATTTATACCAATTGTGCATGAGTATCTTTTGATATGGCGCAAAAGCGCAAAAAGTCTTTTTGCAATAGCCTGGGATACCGCCAAAGAGATCAAGCGTCAGGTGGCGTCCACTTGGAGATCCGCTATCAGAATTGCTTTGATGAAGCTTGGAGGTCAGGCATCCTTACAGGAGATCTACCGTGAGGTAGAAAATATTGCTCAACACCTCATTTCAAAAAATAGAAACTGGAGAGCAAAGATACGGCAGCAATTGCAGTATCACTTCAGAAATGTTCAAAGGGGGGTGTGGGCAATGTAAAAATGCAGGAATGGAGGTAATGGAGATGAAGTATGATTTAGAAAGGTTAAATCAAATTGATATAGTTGAAGTTTTGGAAGCATTGGGGGCAAAGCCCTCGATGTCAAGAAAAACTATGCACTGCTGTAATACATCAGCCCACAAAAATGGAGATAAGCATCCTTCATTGAGTATCGTCAAAAGCAAGAATATCTGCAAATGCTTTGTTTGTGACATTTCCGGAAACCCGGTAACTGTTGCAACGAAGTATTTTGGCGATTTCAAAAAAGGTTGCGAGTGGCTTCATGCTACTTTCAATATCCCATTTTTGACGGGCGAAGAAGTAGTTCATAGTCACCAACCGATCAGAAAAAACGAGATCCGATATCGTGAATTTGATAGTTCACGCAAGTATCGGAAAATTCTTTCTCTAAAACCTTTTTTCCCTCAATACCACAGAATGAGCGATAGGCAAAAACTTAAACTTGCTTACACTTATGTGTATCGCTTTAGCCTCAATACAGATCAAACAGGCAAGGTGGCTTATTATAAAACAAGAGCCTTGGGGGGAAGCAAGTATATTGGTTTGATCGGGTATTTAATGGAAGCAGATATATTGGTACTTACTGAAAAGCTCAAAAAGCTTTTTCCGGTTAAGGACCTAATTCGCTTCAAACTGCTCAATGATAATGGCCAATGGCGATATAATGCAAAAGTACCGGTTACGGTTATTCCTAATTTTGATATTTATAGCGATATGGTAGAGGGGATGATGTTGCGCTATACGGACAATCGTTCATATGGCAAAGAGGTGAACATCTCCTGTACAGATATTGTCTTTCCTGTTCCATTTGGTTTGGGGATCAAAACTTTAAGTTCGCCAAATCCAATATGGATTACGGAAGGGCATATAGATGGACTATCAATCGCTATGGCAGGTAAGCATTTTGCATCGTTTGGGGGTGTTCATGCCTACAACGATGAGCTGCTTGGACTGTTTAGGGGAAAAACCGTAGTGATAGCTTTTGATCAAGATAAACCAGGGCAAGAAGGCCGGGGGATACTTGTTAAAAAGCTAAGGAAAGCCGGTGTTGATTGCCACTTGGCCAATTGGAGAGCGGAACTTGGAAAAGATCTAAATGATCTTTTAAAAAATAGTGCCATGAAGAAAATCGAGGTTATCTAATAGATGGCTCTAATGAAGCAAATGGAGGAATAAAATGGCAAATGTATTTGTTCACTACAATGGATTTGGTTTCTATGTTGACGAGAAGCTTGTTGAGGAATATGGAATTGATGTGGTATTGGTATCAGAGGATAGTTACGGCTATACCTATTTTGTGTCCGTAGGTGGACAAGGCGCATATATCAATACCGATCACGAGATCACCGAAGATGACATCTCGGTAAGTTAGTGAAATAAATGTGAAGCAAGATGTATGTAATGTTGAATAATGGAGGGAATGATGAAAATTACGGGAAAGCAGTTTACATTGCTTCAGGATTTTATGTTTCATTGCTGGAATGTATATCATAACAAGACAAAATCCGCTTTTGATTTCTGGGCGGAACGTCTTGATGAAGCAAAAATTCCCTGGAGTATCCAAAATTTGGCTGCATCATTAATGGAGGATAGAGAGAATGGCTTCCGATATTTTCGTGAGCTTCTCTCTTTAAAAGGTATAGAGATAATGGAGTAATGGAGGTGAAATATGAGCAAATTGGAGTTATTGAAGGAAATTAAGGGAGCTAATCAGGACTATGAGTGGTACCCTACTATGAGGGAAATTATAGAGGCAATGTATTGGGATGTAGTTAATTCTGAGCCTTATAGCTATATTAACAAGTCTTTTCTTGATATCGGTGCCGGAAATGGCAAGGTTTTTAAGGTTATTGAAGAGATTGCCGAGAAACAGAAGGAAGATAAGAACAAATTTTTCTTTGCTTCCAAATATGCCATAGAAAAATCTCAAGTGCTTTTGAATGCACTTGATGAAGATATCTATATTATCGGTACCGATTTTTGGCAGCAAACATTGATTGATAAAAAGGTGGATATTATATTTTCTAATCCGCCTTATAGTCAATATGCAGCGTGGGTAGAGAAGATCATCAAAGAGGCGAATTGCGAACACATCTATCTGGTCATACCTAAAAGATGGGGTGGCAATCGAGGAATTGCCAATGCTTTAAAACTTCGCCGGGCAAAGGTGAAAATTATCAAGGATTTTACCTTTGAAAACAGCGAGGATCGAAAAGCAAGAGCGAAAGTCTCTTTGATAAGAATTGATTTATCTAAAAAAGGAGAATGGAAGTATAGAAAGTCTCCTGATATAGACCCTTTCGAGGCATGGTTTGATGAAGTGTTTCAATTTGAAATTAAGGATAATGAAGAAGATAAAACAGAGTGGGAAATTAAAAGAGAAAAGAGACAGAAAATAAAGGAGCTGGTAAAAGGTGGCAATCTTGTGGAACGGCTTGAAGAGCTTTACAATAATGCGTTTAGACATTTGATCGATAACTATAAAGCCGTTTCAAAGCTG
This window harbors:
- a CDS encoding PD-(D/E)XK nuclease family protein yields the protein MVVNGWVALTTQDVAKYAETIINLNGGNEDMKKTRLELFIEKNLPKVLKDESLKTLGDRKKYVGSSDIGSCLRATYLNKINPDIKHDMATLIRFERGHIAEGITRKMLHGLPIQEQVEVTAAINGFKIKSHIDFLLENNGEAVIIEAKSVGSPITEAYNSWILQVQYQLHLLKINRDESKSIRAYIVAIDLNSGWFKTFEIAYNEKLAKLAIQRASVLVKAIKEGKEPEAEEQLYCSMCPHKMSCPLMESGVVEVQADLLQLAKEVARLEKEKKETEKVLKAKKAELEEFMRTAKVRKIKADEAFISLTSDTSYTSIDTKALKKERPALYEMLINKFGKEVTRKGYIQVK
- the bet gene encoding phage recombination protein Bet, producing MNKTMNTGNGVVTAGSKKGWLTQEEIEVVKKQFFPPNAKPEEMNYCFEVAKQFNLNPITKQIYFVPRKSQDDNGMWHEKIEPLVGRDGFLAIAHRSGKFGGIESTSTLKEVPKLIDGEWKMTTDLVAIAKVWRTDSQMPFVVEVFYSEYVQRKKSGEPTRFWAEKPHTMLKKVAESQALRKAFNISGLYSPEEVGVGISDTGDVIIDTETVEAQVDVEAENQKLIQQEIDALAQLGLNCEYKDGFVKVVGSTYGKTNQLRSLGYSYHTNKKIWIKKLSA
- a CDS encoding ArdC family protein; its protein translation is MKLQEGLKAIVERMIEVMENDGSKWVKSWVSHSLTPQNFVTKRPYRGFNTLYLSFVMQERGYKTPYFLTLKQANELGGKIKKGAKSIEIYFYKMIEIESDELDENNNPIKRRVPMLRMYRVFNIEDTEGIDYSLPEPVGTDERNEQIETFIDNVSPVISHGEPAYTPALDLITMPNIVDFKNPDAYYSTLFHELTHWSGASHRLNREIKNRFGTKDYAFEELVAELGSVFLSSHFGVEIEEARHGAYLKSWLKAIKDDYRYLWRAASKAQEAFDYLLKLGNQAEEDEENAA
- a CDS encoding DUF6011 domain-containing protein — its product is MMGNGGNRCCICGKPLTKIASIERGMGDVCAARYALFNPKPKNKNEGFAPQSDYVYYIIEIKGEKVGVVIDKDISGFMSVTNNIDNVCSEIGVKSVIYRDSEGVWDFWSEQMGFKSLALHGTPTTNLDTAIEVAKARYFSEVGGLFS
- a CDS encoding toprim domain-containing protein; this translates as MEMKYDLERLNQIDIVEVLEALGAKPSMSRKTMHCCNTSAHKNGDKHPSLSIVKSKNICKCFVCDISGNPVTVATKYFGDFKKGCEWLHATFNIPFLTGEEVVHSHQPIRKNEIRYREFDSSRKYRKILSLKPFFPQYHRMSDRQKLKLAYTYVYRFSLNTDQTGKVAYYKTRALGGSKYIGLIGYLMEADILVLTEKLKKLFPVKDLIRFKLLNDNGQWRYNAKVPVTVIPNFDIYSDMVEGMMLRYTDNRSYGKEVNISCTDIVFPVPFGLGIKTLSSPNPIWITEGHIDGLSIAMAGKHFASFGGVHAYNDELLGLFRGKTVVIAFDQDKPGQEGRGILVKKLRKAGVDCHLANWRAELGKDLNDLLKNSAMKKIEVI